The following coding sequences are from one Coffea arabica cultivar ET-39 chromosome 11e, Coffea Arabica ET-39 HiFi, whole genome shotgun sequence window:
- the LOC140021135 gene encoding uncharacterized protein, whose product MKLFFRNKGIVNQTSCVGTPQQNGVVERKHRDILNVASALRFQSNLPIKFLGECVLTATYILNRLPTSALGSKTPFEALFGKPPTYNHFRVFGCLCYAVNPLQLLEKFQPSISSSTLSSTLTPNTPSLVLDNDDQCVDSLYNSSHEVHNFEFTFSSIPNHELSATDNHVEEIQGFLPRQKQRIQRPPAYLKDYVCDNPNSSCHSNSVSISRASDTPYSLNSYLSNHHFSPPRQSFLAALLTETEPSTYSEASQDEKWRSAIQIELDALAANHIWDLALLPTGKKTIGCK is encoded by the exons ATGAAATTATTCTTTAGAAATAAAGGGATTGTTAATCAAACTTCTTGTGTTGGTACACCTCAGCAAAACGGGGTCGTCGAAAGAAAACATAGAGACATCCTTAATGTGGCTTCTGCTCTTAGATTTCAGAGTAACTTGCCCATTAAATTCTTGGGGGAATGTGTTTTAACTGCTACATATATTCTCAACCGGCTCCCCACATCAGCACTTGGAAGTAAAACTCCTTTTGAAGCGCTTTTTGGCAAGCCACCAACGTATAATCATTTTAGAGTATTTGGTTGTTTGTGTTATGCTGTTAATCCTTTACAACTTTTGGAAAAGTTTCAACCCAG TATATCATCTTCGACGTTGTCTTCCACCTTAACACCCAACACTCCCTCACTTGTTCTTGACAATGATGATCAATGTGTTGATTCTCTTTATAATTCTAGTCATGAAGTGCATAATTTCGAGTTCACTTTTTCCTCAATTCCCAATCATGAGCTCTCTGCTACGGATAATCATGTTGAAGAGATTCAGGGTTTTCTACCACGCCAAAAACAGCGGATCCAAAGACCACCTGCTTACCTAAAAGACTATGTCTGTGATAACCCTAATAGTTCCTGCCActccaattcagtttccatttCAAGAGCATCAGATACTCCCTATTCTCTTAATTCTTACCTCTCCAATCATCATTTTTCTCCTCCCCGTCAATCTTTTCTTGCAGCTTTATTAACCGAGACTGAGCCTTCTACTTACTCTGAGGCTAGTCAAGATGAAAAATGGAGGTCTGCCATACaaattgaacttgatgccttagCTGCAAATCATATATGGGATCTTGCACTCTTGCCGACAGGAAAGAAAACAATTGGTTGTAAATAG